The Megachile rotundata isolate GNS110a chromosome 4, iyMegRotu1, whole genome shotgun sequence region TCAAGTGAAGAGTGTAAAGAGCAAAGACCGAATCGTTTGGTGACCATGGATGGACAACTGATGGAGGATGAAAAGGAGGAGATTTCTCAGACGAGTTCGGAGAACGTTGATCCTTGTGATAGTAATGTAGAGTTGAAAGAGAAATTGCTGATGTTAACGGGATGTAACGATAAATCGACACTGCTCAAAGCGAGAAGCTGTGGCGCGGGGTTAGATTCTGACGAAAGCATTTCGTCGAACGAGTACAAGCCTAAATCGAAAGAACAAGGCTCGTTACTTTCTTTGCCAACTGGAGCCGAGccaaaacgaaagaaaaacttTATGGACAAATGCGTGAACAAGGTACGGTCTTTCATGAGAAAGTAACTGTTGTTAAGTTGTTGGTTACGGTGATACAAAgacttgttatttaattttacattgttaATTTTAGTGCATCGATACATTGTCGATCGGACAGCGGTGATTCCAGCTTAATATAACGTTTGTAATCGAGTATCGTGTACATTCCACTTGTGATTCGAACTCAGTAAAGTGACTATTTTTCTGAGCTTTACATTTACTGATGTTAATACTACACGCCTGCATGACCAagtgatttttataaatttgagaagtctgaaaattgaaaactttggacttagagaatttagaagttcaaaATATAAGGCAAGCTGGAATGTACACGATATTTGAAGACTGCGCAGAGAATAACTATTAAAACGTCGCCACGGTAAAGATTCGAATTATCGTAATTTCTCTTCTATACAATGACAGGCAGCATAAAGGTGTGACTAATGCTGTGCCTATAACAAAGTGTCTTCTTAGAAATTCAGGATTAGGAAATACGACATACTGTTCCAAAATATACACGAATACGAAAGAGCCTGCTTTTTCAGGTGGCTTTTATATTTCCTTATTCGATTGTattatagatatacatataaatacgtAGATAGATAGTATTGTTATTTGTAATACTATTTTTTAGTCGGTTTTTTTTAgaattatcataaaataatgTTCCACTTATGAGTATACCGTAAGTGAAGGCAGCTAACCCGTACGAAATAATAAGAATTGTAACGTAACGATCAGTTAcgctattttattgtttaataaatgttttaactGTTATACTTATGTATGTAGCAAGTTCGAACAAATCCGTACGAAGTGAACCTTACGAAGCTTCGACATTGCAATATTCTAAGATTTTATTTTACCAAAGTTTCGTAAAGTAAACGTAAGAATTTTATCGGAAGTTTAAATGATGTTTCccatcaaataaattttattctgcaAAACATTACTGGCTTAATGTATTACCGATTAAAAGATTTTCCAAACTCTTTAATACAAaactttattcaataaaacataCAAGAACGTAACATTTgtcatttatatattatatcattttccTCTTCTAACTCTTATTCCTATTCTCTtcttataaaagtaataaaactgTAGGACACTGTGTTCCATGCCACAGACATTAAAAGTAATTTGCAATGGTCACTATATAATAGTCGATGTCCCTAACATGCTAAAATAAGATACTCGTGAGCaagtatataattaaataatgtatctcctaaaaaaattaaattatatcatttatttatgaTATCAGTCCTTCCTCTAAGTCGTCGTAATAAAATCATATCATTAATCATGAGAGTCATACGCTTGGCATGTTGTGACAATAGTATGCAGTCTTCAAAGAACTGGACTATATAAGCTTCCGCTGCTTCTTGCAAGGCTAGAATTGCATTCGCTTGTAACCTAAATATACAAAAGAAGCACctgataataaaacataatcactttaataaattaataaaacaaaattttacctTCTAATATCTTGTCTTGGAAACAAATCAAAAAGAATATCTCTAACCAAACGTGCAAAAGACAGTTTTGgtattatcaaactcactctTTTTCTTAAGTATTTAATTTCTTGTAAAACTCGCGCACGTCTAGGTTTAAATACTAAGGTATGAGTCTAAAAGATATTAAACATCCACAGTAAGCAGATAAAGGATTTTTGCAACAAATTAACTAAGATACATGCATAAGCGATAAAAACAACTGAATCgttatttataaacaattacACTTACGCTAGATTTTTGGCTAGGTGTTCCCCgcctaaaaaaattataatatcttaacaattataatattctaCACAATGTAATATTTATACTAGTGTAATGTTTATACTAGTGACTCTAAATAAAGAAGATGACCACTTTCATAACTGAAACTCACAATTTCAAAAGAAGGTAATTAAATAgtcgatataaaatatttctctaCGATCGTTAACAGTATAAAAACTTTCTTAAATCACTGCATTTATtgacttattaaaaatatatcacaCATCTTCTTGAACGTTATATCAGACATTGATCACGAAATTGATCGTGAACTAACCTTGACTCAGATTTTCGTCTAACCATTTTTAATGATCTCAGATCACGTACAGTATATATATATGCTTTTTCCAGCACTTCTTATCACGTTTGAGAGATtgttaattgtttaattatatCTTTCAGTCATTAAAAGTTATATTAACGACAATTTAATTATTGGCGCGAACTTTATTGCGTGAAGTTTGCCGTACAACTATATATTACGTGACGCTTACCGAAGCTTTTATTTGATGTGCGCAGTTAGTTCTGATTGGTTGCTGCGCTTCGTAACCAGGGGCAACGCGCATACACATTATAACCTCCATGACAGTTTACATAGCCAGTGCAGTTCAAATCATTTCTCCCCActtcacattttttattgttttatatattattatccactgtataaataattgaagaagTATCTttaatgaatatacatatggtGAATTAGTCCATAAAATcattataaattgaatttaaaaaaaaaatggaacaagtggcgccatctctccggcgaacagggtgaactacacacggTTGAAACTGTAATTTCATTAGTTCCtacctttcaccgctagatgtcCACGGAGTTGAAGTTTCTCGCTATAAAGTTGAGTTTTAGACCTCTAGCAGTGGAAATAGGAACTAATGAACCAGGGGTTTCAAATACGTGTAGTTCTACCTGtttgccggagagatggcgctggCTGTACAAATTCTGTTAACAGCGCCATCTAACGACAACTTCTGAACTATGAAAAACACGTGCAAAGTACCGACCGGATGTTGTCGGTAATTAATTGATTGCGCTTCAACGATAATATACCATCAGCGAAGTTTCTATTGTAGTTCCACGTATCgctgctagatggcgctgcgtcGAACCTCCATAAGGGGACGTTCAGATTAGGCAAGTACATGTCAAAATAGCCTAATGTGAACGACATT contains the following coding sequences:
- the LOC100879108 gene encoding histone H3-like centromeric protein A isoform X2; its protein translation is MVRRKSESRRGTPSQKSSTHTLVFKPRRARVLQEIKYLRKRVSLIIPKLSFARLVRDILFDLFPRQDIRRLQANAILALQEAAEAYIVQFFEDCILLSQHAKRDTLFNYILAHEYLILAC
- the LOC100879108 gene encoding histone H3.3-like isoform X1, whose protein sequence is MVRRKSESRRGTPSQKSSTHTLVFKPRRARVLQEIKYLRKRVSLIIPKLSFARLVRDILFDLFPRQDIRRLQANAILALQEAAEAYIVQFFEDCILLSQHAKRMTLMINDMILLRRLRGRTDIINK